In one Aeromicrobium wangtongii genomic region, the following are encoded:
- the hppD gene encoding 4-hydroxyphenylpyruvate dioxygenase: MTIDLTDAERLADLDLAQLQQLVGLVEHDPSTDPFPVTGWDAVVWAVGNATQAAHFYMSAFGMDLVAYSGPETGNRDHHAFVLESGAVRFVLQGGVAPDSPVLDHHRRHGDGIIDIALEVPDVDVCIDHARAQGATILQEPQDLSDEHGTVRIAAIAAYGDTRHTLVDRSRYTGPYLPGHVERTSSLVRAADAPKRIFQALDHVVGNVDMGHMDEWVDFYNRIMGFTNMAEFVGDDIATEYSALMSKVVASGNHRVKFPLNEPAVGKKKSQIDEYLEFYQGPGAQHLALATNDILDTVDRLRAAGIEFLATPDSYYTDPQLRERIGEVRVPIEELQRRGILVDRDEDGYLLQIFTKPIGDRPTVFFELIERHGSLGFGKGNFQALFEAIEREQARRGNF; this comes from the coding sequence ATGACCATCGATCTCACCGACGCCGAGCGCCTCGCCGACCTCGACCTCGCCCAGCTCCAACAGCTCGTGGGGCTCGTCGAGCACGATCCCAGCACCGACCCGTTCCCGGTCACCGGCTGGGACGCCGTGGTGTGGGCGGTCGGCAATGCCACCCAGGCGGCGCACTTCTACATGTCGGCCTTCGGCATGGACCTGGTGGCGTACAGCGGTCCGGAGACCGGCAACCGCGATCACCATGCCTTCGTGCTGGAGAGCGGGGCCGTCCGCTTCGTCCTCCAGGGCGGAGTCGCCCCGGACAGCCCGGTGCTCGACCACCACCGCCGCCACGGCGACGGCATCATCGACATCGCCCTGGAGGTGCCCGACGTCGACGTCTGCATCGATCACGCCCGCGCCCAGGGCGCGACGATCCTGCAGGAGCCCCAGGACCTGTCCGACGAGCACGGCACGGTGCGGATCGCGGCCATCGCGGCCTACGGCGACACCCGGCACACGCTGGTCGACCGCAGCCGGTACACAGGGCCGTACCTGCCCGGACACGTGGAGCGGACGTCGTCGCTGGTGCGTGCCGCCGACGCCCCCAAGCGCATCTTCCAGGCCCTGGACCACGTCGTGGGCAACGTCGACATGGGGCACATGGACGAGTGGGTCGACTTCTACAACCGCATCATGGGCTTCACCAACATGGCCGAGTTCGTCGGCGACGACATCGCGACCGAGTACTCGGCGCTCATGAGCAAGGTCGTGGCCAGCGGCAACCACCGGGTCAAGTTCCCGCTCAACGAGCCGGCCGTCGGCAAGAAGAAGTCCCAGATCGACGAGTACCTGGAGTTCTACCAAGGACCCGGCGCCCAGCACCTCGCGCTGGCGACCAACGACATCCTGGACACCGTCGACCGGTTGCGGGCCGCCGGCATCGAGTTCCTCGCGACGCCCGACTCCTACTACACCGACCCGCAGCTGCGCGAGCGCATCGGCGAGGTCCGGGTGCCCATCGAGGAGCTGCAGCGTCGCGGCATCCTGGTGGACCGCGACGAGGACGGCTACCTGCTGCAGATCTTCACCAAGCCGATCGGCGACCGGCCGACGGTGTTCTTCGAGCTGATCGAGCGGCACGGCTCGCTGGGCTTCGGCAAGGGCAACTTCCAGGCTCTGTTCGAGGCCATCGAGCGGGAGCAGGCGCGTCGTGGGAACTTCTAG
- a CDS encoding vWA domain-containing protein, translating to MARTNRRLTRDARYGRYVDGPDPLAPPVDLAEALDEIGEDVMAGYSPEHAMREFLRRGGRDQAGLDELARRVAQKRRELAQKHNLDGTLAEIKELLERAVLAERKQLARDVEMDDADRMLAEMQLANLPSSPAAAVNELNGYEWRSSEAREDFERIKDLLGREMLDQRFAGMKNALENATDEDRAAINEMLTDLNELLDAHRRGEAGQEQFDKFMAKHGEFFPENPQTIDELLDALAQRSAAAQRMRNSMTQEQRDELDSLAQQAFGSPELMQSLAQLDGNLQALRPGEDWGGSEQMDGQEGLGLGDGTGVFQDIADLDDLADQLAQSYNGSQMDDLDLDKLARQLGNEAVVDARTLQQLEKALRDSGTLRRGTDGQLKLTPKAMRQLGKALLRDVANTISGRQGNRDVRQAGAAGERSGASREWAFGDTEPWDVTRTITNAITRTAGAGGSTTGGVRIEIGDVEVQETEARTQACVALLVDTSFSMAMDGRWVPMKRTALALHTLITSRFRGDDLQLIAFGRHAESMKIEQLTGLDAMYDKGTNLHHALLLANRHFRKHPNAQPVLLIVTDGEPTSHLESSGEVFFSYPPHPVTIAHTVRELDQATRLGARTTFFRLGNDPGLARFIQSMADRAGGTVVAPELDDLGAAVVGSYLGARGGRGTSAADDVGYGGLWSGRGYWAG from the coding sequence ATGGCTAGGACCAACCGCCGGCTGACCCGCGACGCCCGATACGGCCGGTACGTCGACGGGCCCGATCCACTGGCGCCCCCGGTCGATCTCGCCGAGGCGCTCGACGAGATCGGCGAGGACGTCATGGCCGGGTACTCACCCGAGCACGCGATGCGCGAGTTCCTGCGCCGGGGTGGACGTGACCAGGCCGGCCTCGACGAGCTGGCACGCCGAGTCGCCCAGAAGCGCCGCGAGCTGGCCCAGAAGCACAACCTGGACGGCACCCTGGCCGAGATCAAGGAGCTGCTGGAGCGCGCGGTCCTCGCCGAGCGCAAGCAGCTGGCCCGTGACGTCGAGATGGACGACGCCGACCGGATGCTGGCCGAGATGCAGCTGGCCAACCTGCCGTCGTCGCCCGCGGCGGCCGTCAACGAGCTGAACGGCTACGAGTGGCGCAGCAGCGAGGCCCGCGAGGACTTCGAGAGGATCAAGGACCTACTGGGGCGAGAGATGCTCGACCAGCGCTTCGCAGGAATGAAGAATGCCCTCGAGAACGCGACGGACGAGGACCGCGCCGCGATCAACGAGATGCTCACCGACCTCAACGAGCTGCTCGACGCCCACCGGCGGGGCGAGGCCGGCCAGGAGCAGTTCGACAAGTTCATGGCCAAGCACGGCGAGTTCTTCCCCGAGAACCCGCAGACGATCGACGAGCTGCTGGACGCCCTGGCCCAGCGGTCGGCGGCGGCCCAGCGGATGCGCAACTCGATGACCCAGGAGCAGCGCGACGAGCTCGACTCCCTGGCCCAGCAGGCCTTCGGCTCTCCCGAGCTGATGCAGTCGCTGGCCCAGCTCGACGGCAACCTGCAGGCGCTGCGTCCCGGCGAGGACTGGGGTGGCTCGGAGCAGATGGACGGCCAGGAGGGTCTCGGCCTGGGCGACGGCACCGGCGTCTTCCAGGACATCGCCGACCTGGACGACCTGGCCGATCAGCTGGCCCAGTCGTACAACGGCTCCCAGATGGACGACCTCGACCTCGACAAGCTCGCGCGCCAGCTCGGCAACGAGGCCGTGGTCGACGCGCGCACCCTGCAGCAGCTGGAGAAGGCGCTGCGCGACTCCGGCACGCTGCGCCGCGGCACCGACGGGCAGCTCAAGCTGACGCCCAAGGCGATGCGCCAGCTCGGCAAGGCCCTGCTGCGCGACGTCGCCAACACGATCTCTGGCCGACAGGGCAACCGGGACGTGCGCCAGGCCGGTGCGGCCGGCGAACGCTCCGGCGCGTCCCGCGAGTGGGCCTTCGGCGACACCGAGCCGTGGGACGTGACCCGGACGATCACCAATGCCATCACGCGGACGGCCGGCGCCGGCGGCTCCACCACGGGCGGCGTGCGGATCGAGATCGGTGACGTCGAGGTGCAGGAGACCGAGGCCCGCACGCAGGCCTGCGTCGCCCTGCTCGTCGACACCTCGTTCTCGATGGCGATGGACGGCCGGTGGGTGCCGATGAAGCGCACCGCGCTGGCCCTGCACACACTCATCACGAGCCGGTTCCGCGGCGACGACCTGCAGCTCATCGCCTTCGGGCGTCACGCCGAGTCCATGAAGATCGAGCAGCTCACCGGCCTCGACGCGATGTACGACAAGGGCACGAACCTGCATCACGCGCTCCTGCTGGCCAACCGGCACTTCCGCAAGCACCCCAACGCCCAGCCGGTCCTGCTGATCGTGACCGACGGCGAGCCCACCTCACACCTGGAGAGCAGCGGCGAGGTGTTCTTCTCCTACCCGCCGCATCCGGTGACCATCGCGCACACCGTCCGCGAGCTGGACCAAGCGACGCGCCTCGGCGCACGGACGACCTTCTTCCGCCTCGGAAACGACCCGGGCCTGGCCCGGTTCATCCAGTCGATGGCCGACCGGGCCGGGGGCACCGTCGTCGCCCCCGAGCTGGACGACCTGGGTGCTGCGGTCGTGGGTTCGTACCTGGGCGCCCGCGGTGGCCGAGGCACGTCCGCTGCCGACGATGTGGGCTACGGGGGCCTGTGGAGCGGTCGCGGCTACTGGGCGGGCTGA
- a CDS encoding sensor histidine kinase: MTSHPVFRVSWLPALVSLPVAALGWFDLKLRYSGWSDVPAGAWAGMLGCTVAAALLFRAPGAALLTAWLANLAMMTASVHLTSAHLVALLVSFGAARYGNALVVWLSGLSIALEAGVEVLIFHQDGDPLDVLRVGDRAGSVAHGATSDVLAPLAVAVVTLSTPWLIGLLLRSHDANERSRIDRDVAEARQHEAEARLAHATEVADLRAAQTQMANEVHDVVGHSLAVILAQAESARFLDDDQPDRIREILQHVASAARLSLQDIHAVLRAGGSDAGPASVRVEDLIDGLRKAGRDIRVSVVGMPQPLPHDVEFVAFRVLQEMLTNALRHGLLDAPLWVAQRWENDLQLEVRNVVRPPCEHRPGGGHGVAGMRRRVESVGGRLAVETHDHATGAMFIATASIPLRVP, translated from the coding sequence ATGACCTCGCATCCGGTCTTCCGCGTATCGTGGCTGCCTGCTCTGGTCAGCCTCCCCGTGGCGGCGCTCGGTTGGTTCGACCTGAAGCTGCGGTACAGCGGCTGGTCGGACGTCCCAGCGGGCGCGTGGGCCGGGATGCTCGGGTGTACGGTCGCCGCGGCGCTGTTGTTCCGTGCCCCGGGTGCTGCCTTGCTGACAGCGTGGCTGGCCAACCTCGCCATGATGACGGCCTCCGTCCACCTGACCTCAGCTCACCTCGTTGCTCTCCTCGTCAGTTTTGGCGCCGCTCGCTACGGCAACGCACTCGTCGTGTGGCTCAGCGGGCTCTCGATCGCGCTGGAGGCTGGCGTCGAGGTGCTGATCTTCCACCAGGACGGCGATCCCCTCGACGTACTACGGGTCGGTGACCGCGCCGGGTCCGTCGCCCACGGCGCGACGTCCGACGTACTCGCCCCCCTCGCCGTCGCCGTGGTCACCCTTTCGACACCCTGGCTGATCGGGCTTCTCCTGCGCAGCCACGACGCCAACGAGCGGTCGCGGATCGACAGGGACGTCGCGGAGGCGAGGCAGCACGAGGCCGAGGCTCGGCTCGCCCACGCCACCGAGGTCGCGGACCTGAGGGCGGCGCAGACGCAAATGGCCAATGAGGTCCACGACGTGGTGGGGCACTCGCTCGCGGTGATCCTCGCGCAGGCGGAGTCGGCCCGTTTCCTCGACGACGACCAGCCCGACCGAATTCGCGAGATTCTCCAGCATGTCGCCTCCGCGGCCCGCCTGTCCTTGCAGGACATCCACGCCGTCCTGCGGGCGGGTGGTTCCGATGCCGGGCCCGCCTCCGTGAGGGTCGAGGACCTCATCGACGGACTCAGAAAAGCCGGCAGGGACATCCGTGTCAGCGTCGTCGGAATGCCGCAGCCCCTTCCCCACGATGTCGAATTCGTCGCATTCCGTGTGCTTCAGGAGATGTTGACCAACGCGTTGCGGCACGGGCTGCTGGACGCGCCGCTGTGGGTGGCACAGCGCTGGGAGAATGACCTGCAGCTCGAGGTGCGCAACGTCGTCCGTCCGCCCTGTGAGCACCGCCCCGGGGGCGGCCACGGCGTGGCGGGCATGCGCCGCAGGGTCGAATCCGTCGGTGGCCGGCTGGCGGTCGAGACGCACGATCATGCCACCGGCGCCATGTTCATCGCCACCGCGAGCATCCCACTTCGCGTACCGTGA
- a CDS encoding response regulator, translating into MTSSIRVVLADDQDLFRAGIAAIVDAQPDMQVVGQAADGAEAVLLVDEQSPDIVLMDNRMPHMDGVEATQLIFSPDRVSHRDRIVRVVILTTFNLDERAATAIRHGASGFLLKYVTPEMLCQAIRTVHAGNAVLSPTDLTTLMSATFAEPRVLPDGYHELTDRELEVFGAVARGLSNAEIAEEILSSESTVKTHVGGILRKLGLRDRVQIVVFSHDHGITSTV; encoded by the coding sequence ATGACCAGCTCGATCCGCGTCGTCCTGGCGGACGACCAGGACCTGTTCCGCGCCGGGATCGCTGCCATCGTCGACGCGCAGCCGGACATGCAGGTCGTCGGGCAGGCGGCCGACGGTGCCGAGGCGGTGCTGCTGGTCGATGAGCAGTCACCGGACATCGTCCTCATGGACAACCGGATGCCCCACATGGACGGAGTGGAGGCCACCCAGTTGATCTTCTCGCCGGATCGGGTCAGCCATCGCGACAGGATCGTCCGCGTCGTCATCCTGACGACGTTCAACCTCGATGAGCGTGCTGCCACGGCGATCCGGCACGGTGCGAGCGGCTTCCTGCTCAAGTACGTCACCCCGGAGATGCTGTGCCAGGCCATTCGCACGGTCCATGCGGGCAATGCGGTGCTCTCCCCCACAGACCTCACGACGCTGATGTCGGCGACCTTCGCGGAGCCGCGTGTGCTCCCCGATGGATACCACGAGCTCACCGATCGGGAGCTTGAGGTGTTCGGCGCCGTGGCCCGCGGACTCAGCAATGCCGAGATCGCGGAGGAGATCTTGTCGAGTGAGTCAACTGTGAAGACGCACGTGGGCGGGATCCTGCGCAAGCTCGGCTTGCGCGACCGCGTGCAGATCGTGGTCTTCTCCCACGATCACGGGATAACCAGCACCGTCTGA
- a CDS encoding magnesium chelatase has protein sequence MTHPTIATAGELRASGHVQKSLRAEIRDNLLSALREGRDPWPGLHGFESTVIPQLERALIAGHDIVLLGERGQGKTRLLRTLVGLLDEWSPVIAGSELGEHPFEPITAASVRRAAELGDDLPVQWRHRDERYAEKLATPDTSVADLIGDVDPMKVAEGRSLGDPETIHFGLIPRSHRGIVAINELPDLAERIQVAMLNVMEERDIQIRGYVLRLPLDVLVVASANPEDYTNRGRIITPLKDRFGAEIRTHYPTELVDEIAVIRQEAELVADVPDHLVEILARFTRALRESSAVDQRSGVSARFAIAGAETIAAAAIHRATRQGEEEAVARPVDLETAVDVLGGKIEFESGEEGREDEILDHLLRTATAETVRAHLRGVDLDLLVAAIENGALVTTGEQVTARDFLTGLPALGESEVYDEICERLGATNDGQRAGAIELALEGLYLARRVSKETGEGETIYG, from the coding sequence GTGACCCACCCCACGATCGCCACCGCCGGTGAGCTGCGCGCCTCCGGCCACGTCCAGAAGTCCCTGCGTGCCGAGATCCGCGACAACCTCCTGTCGGCCCTGCGGGAAGGCCGTGATCCCTGGCCCGGCCTGCACGGCTTCGAGTCCACCGTGATCCCGCAGCTGGAGCGCGCGCTGATCGCCGGCCACGACATCGTGCTGCTGGGTGAGCGCGGGCAGGGCAAGACCCGCCTGCTGCGCACCCTGGTCGGCCTGCTCGACGAGTGGTCGCCGGTCATCGCCGGCTCCGAGCTGGGCGAGCACCCGTTCGAGCCCATCACCGCCGCGAGCGTGCGCCGGGCCGCCGAGCTCGGTGACGACCTCCCCGTCCAGTGGCGCCATCGCGACGAGCGCTACGCCGAGAAGCTCGCCACCCCCGACACCAGCGTCGCCGACCTGATCGGTGACGTCGACCCCATGAAGGTCGCCGAGGGACGCAGCCTGGGCGACCCGGAGACGATCCACTTCGGGCTCATCCCGCGCAGCCATCGCGGCATCGTGGCCATCAACGAGCTGCCCGACCTCGCCGAGCGCATCCAGGTCGCCATGCTCAACGTCATGGAGGAGCGCGACATCCAGATCCGCGGATACGTCCTGCGCCTGCCCCTGGACGTCCTGGTCGTCGCGAGCGCCAACCCCGAGGACTACACCAACCGCGGCCGCATCATCACGCCGCTGAAGGACCGCTTCGGCGCCGAGATCCGCACGCACTACCCGACCGAGCTGGTCGACGAGATCGCCGTGATCCGGCAGGAGGCCGAGCTGGTCGCCGACGTCCCGGACCACCTGGTGGAGATCCTCGCCCGTTTCACCCGGGCACTGCGCGAGTCCAGCGCGGTGGACCAGCGCAGCGGCGTGAGTGCGCGGTTCGCGATCGCCGGTGCCGAGACGATCGCGGCTGCGGCGATCCACCGCGCCACACGTCAGGGTGAGGAGGAGGCCGTCGCACGCCCCGTCGACCTCGAGACCGCCGTCGACGTGCTCGGCGGCAAGATCGAGTTCGAGTCGGGGGAGGAGGGCCGCGAGGACGAGATCCTCGACCACCTGCTGCGCACGGCCACCGCCGAGACCGTCCGCGCGCACCTGCGCGGCGTCGATCTCGACCTGCTCGTCGCGGCGATCGAGAACGGTGCCCTGGTCACGACCGGCGAGCAGGTCACCGCCCGGGACTTCCTGACCGGGCTTCCTGCCCTGGGCGAGTCCGAGGTCTACGACGAGATCTGCGAGCGGCTGGGAGCCACCAACGACGGCCAGCGGGCCGGGGCGATCGAGCTGGCCCTGGAGGGGCTGTACCTCGCGCGCAGGGTCAGCAAGGAGACCGGCGAGGGCGAGACGATCTATGGCTAG
- a CDS encoding Lrp/AsnC family transcriptional regulator codes for MDQLDVALVETMQAHPRIGDLELSRLTNVARATVQSRLAKLEAAGIITGYGPDIDLTAAGHPVLAFVTLEIVQGSLDAVTTELDSLPNVLEAYITSGSADVVCKIAAMSHEDLKDTLLHLSQSGSVARSTSVIVLSELVPPRVLPMLKKGAADGPSRSPAFTPR; via the coding sequence ATGGACCAGCTCGATGTCGCACTCGTCGAGACGATGCAGGCACATCCGCGCATCGGTGACCTCGAGCTGTCCCGGCTGACGAATGTCGCACGGGCGACGGTCCAGTCCCGCCTGGCCAAGCTCGAGGCGGCCGGCATCATCACCGGGTACGGTCCCGACATCGACCTGACCGCCGCCGGACACCCGGTGCTGGCCTTCGTGACGCTCGAGATCGTGCAGGGCTCGCTGGACGCGGTGACCACCGAGCTGGACTCGCTGCCCAACGTCCTGGAGGCCTACATCACCAGCGGCAGCGCCGATGTGGTGTGCAAGATCGCCGCGATGTCCCACGAGGACCTGAAGGACACGCTGCTGCATCTCAGCCAGTCCGGATCGGTGGCCCGCTCCACCAGCGTCATCGTGCTGTCCGAGCTGGTGCCCCCGCGGGTCCTGCCGATGTTGAAGAAGGGCGCCGCTGACGGGCCGTCCAGGTCGCCCGCGTTCACGCCTCGCTGA
- a CDS encoding serine/threonine-protein kinase: MLADRYELDHEIGRGGMGSVWLGRDTVLDRVVAVKQIGMAHTGAEPDLERATREAHLAASVNHQNVVAVYDLVDDGGHQWLVMEHVDGPTLAAVIAEHGRVDPDVLAPIVQQVAGALAVAHEHGIVHRDVKPSNILLTGDGIAKLSDFGVARAQADASLTQTGLVTGSPAYLSPEVASGRMATSASDVWSLGATVFHALAGRPPYQVADNVLGAMYRIVHEEPPRLDAHGTLPDLVTAMMQHDPEARPTMAAVAHALSAQSDGDPEITQAMLATPAADETGPLSAPAPTTAFRPLEPPVAAAPAAPARAGTHVRAASGLRIAAVVAAVAVVAAVTFVALRDGDETEAASPAATTGTGRTPTGAGQPSQDGASPSALEGFAADYLSTASSDPDRGFTMLTPAYQRESDGIEGYKGFWSHVDNLDIQQISADPDQMRVSYTYSYDFKGERRSESVTLQLESADDSFLIAGAV; this comes from the coding sequence ATGCTCGCGGACAGGTACGAGCTCGACCACGAGATCGGTCGTGGGGGCATGGGATCGGTGTGGCTGGGTCGAGACACCGTCCTGGATCGGGTTGTCGCCGTCAAGCAGATCGGCATGGCCCACACGGGCGCCGAGCCGGATCTCGAGCGCGCCACGCGGGAGGCCCACCTGGCGGCCAGCGTCAACCACCAGAACGTGGTCGCGGTCTATGACCTCGTCGACGACGGCGGCCATCAGTGGCTCGTGATGGAGCACGTCGACGGGCCCACCCTGGCCGCGGTCATCGCCGAGCACGGACGCGTCGACCCGGATGTGCTCGCCCCGATCGTCCAGCAGGTCGCCGGCGCGCTGGCCGTCGCCCACGAGCACGGGATCGTGCATCGTGACGTCAAGCCCTCCAACATCCTGCTGACCGGCGACGGAATCGCGAAGCTGTCCGACTTCGGCGTCGCCCGCGCCCAGGCCGATGCCTCCCTCACGCAGACCGGGCTGGTGACCGGTTCGCCGGCGTACCTGTCCCCCGAGGTGGCGAGCGGGCGGATGGCGACGTCCGCCAGCGATGTCTGGTCGCTGGGCGCCACGGTGTTCCACGCCCTCGCCGGCCGGCCGCCCTACCAGGTCGCCGACAACGTGCTGGGCGCGATGTACCGGATCGTGCACGAGGAGCCGCCGCGTCTCGATGCGCACGGGACGCTGCCCGATCTGGTCACCGCGATGATGCAGCACGATCCAGAGGCTCGGCCCACGATGGCGGCCGTCGCCCACGCGCTGTCGGCGCAGTCCGACGGCGATCCGGAGATCACCCAGGCGATGCTCGCGACGCCCGCGGCGGACGAGACGGGCCCGCTGTCCGCACCGGCTCCGACGACCGCTTTTCGGCCGTTGGAGCCGCCCGTCGCCGCAGCCCCCGCGGCCCCCGCACGCGCCGGCACGCACGTCCGGGCCGCGTCCGGCCTCCGGATCGCAGCCGTGGTCGCGGCCGTCGCCGTGGTCGCGGCCGTCACGTTCGTCGCGCTGCGGGACGGCGACGAGACCGAAGCTGCGTCACCGGCCGCCACCACGGGCACCGGGCGTACCCCCACGGGCGCGGGTCAGCCATCGCAGGACGGTGCGTCCCCCTCGGCGCTGGAAGGATTCGCCGCGGACTACCTGTCCACCGCGAGCAGCGACCCCGACCGTGGATTCACGATGCTCACCCCGGCGTACCAGCGCGAGAGCGACGGCATCGAGGGCTACAAGGGGTTCTGGAGCCATGTCGACAATCTGGACATCCAGCAGATCTCCGCGGACCCCGACCAGATGCGGGTCTCCTACACCTACTCCTATGACTTCAAGGGCGAGCGACGCTCGGAGTCGGTGACGCTGCAGCTGGAGAGTGCCGACGACTCGTTCCTCATCGCCGGCGCGGTGTGA
- a CDS encoding GAF domain-containing sensor histidine kinase, protein MRDLIRIHHELTDNLDTPRILQTIAELGKELLEARYAAIGILDDEHRIKALIHTGMDDDGVELMGTMPQGKDLLGALIDTLRLDAAEGDPDGSVGFPAHHPWKSFLGVPIRVQDVFYGTLLIADSERGAFSDADEEMAEALAATAGIALQNARQLDASNRRAKWSAALADLARRPIEIDDEGNLCRIVEEVRQQSSADLAFLAKIAATGEVIVERAAGSATEDLSDVSFPLDAAALAAVVTAGVPVLLDRLVPPEPGGLAVPALSGPTMIVTYPRHGAAVGALVVCRDAGKEFFDAQDIEMGVEFAALINEMSRRRELLQTRQRVAVLEDRGRIARDLHDHVIQSLFATGLNLEEIAAMVPADAAARIGSEIDSIDSTITQIRQSIFELRREPRPGAVNLRTRILQIVDHVTGASPGTTQLVLSGPVDTLITGTCRDDVAAVVTEGLINVVKHAEASKVDVAVTAMDGTVNVEVTDDGRGPGEAAEVSGLLNLRRRAESRGGTFKLHGPPAGGTKLTWSVPL, encoded by the coding sequence TTGAGAGATCTGATCCGCATCCACCACGAGCTGACCGACAACTTGGACACGCCCAGGATCCTGCAGACCATCGCCGAGCTCGGCAAGGAGCTGTTGGAAGCGCGATACGCCGCGATCGGCATCCTGGACGACGAGCACCGGATCAAGGCGCTGATCCACACCGGGATGGACGACGACGGTGTGGAGCTGATGGGCACGATGCCGCAAGGCAAGGACCTGTTGGGGGCCCTGATCGACACCCTCCGGCTGGATGCCGCTGAGGGGGACCCGGACGGATCCGTCGGATTTCCGGCGCACCATCCGTGGAAGAGCTTCCTGGGCGTGCCGATCCGCGTGCAGGACGTCTTCTACGGCACGCTCCTGATCGCCGACAGCGAGCGCGGGGCGTTCTCGGACGCCGACGAGGAGATGGCCGAGGCGCTGGCGGCGACTGCTGGGATCGCGCTCCAGAACGCCCGTCAGCTCGACGCCTCCAACCGCCGGGCGAAGTGGTCGGCCGCGCTCGCCGACCTGGCCAGGCGACCCATCGAGATCGACGACGAGGGAAATCTGTGCCGCATCGTGGAGGAGGTCCGCCAGCAGTCCTCCGCCGATCTGGCCTTCCTGGCCAAGATCGCTGCGACCGGTGAAGTGATCGTGGAACGTGCCGCCGGCAGCGCCACCGAGGACCTCAGCGACGTCTCCTTCCCGCTGGACGCAGCCGCCCTGGCAGCCGTCGTCACCGCGGGTGTGCCGGTCCTCCTGGACCGGCTCGTCCCGCCGGAGCCCGGCGGGCTCGCCGTGCCGGCGCTGTCCGGGCCCACCATGATCGTGACCTATCCGCGCCACGGTGCAGCAGTCGGAGCGCTCGTCGTCTGCCGCGATGCCGGCAAGGAGTTCTTCGACGCACAGGACATCGAGATGGGCGTGGAGTTCGCGGCACTCATCAACGAGATGTCCCGGCGCCGGGAGCTGCTGCAGACCCGCCAGCGGGTCGCCGTGCTCGAGGATCGCGGGCGGATCGCCAGGGACCTGCACGACCACGTCATCCAGAGCCTGTTCGCCACCGGGTTGAACCTCGAGGAGATCGCGGCGATGGTCCCAGCGGACGCCGCGGCACGCATCGGGTCCGAGATCGACTCGATCGACAGCACGATCACGCAGATCCGGCAGAGCATCTTCGAGCTGCGGCGTGAGCCGCGCCCGGGCGCGGTCAATCTGCGCACCCGCATCCTGCAGATCGTCGATCATGTGACCGGCGCGTCACCAGGCACGACCCAGCTGGTGCTGTCCGGGCCCGTCGACACGTTGATCACCGGGACATGCCGTGACGACGTCGCGGCCGTCGTCACTGAGGGCCTCATCAACGTGGTCAAGCATGCCGAGGCGTCGAAGGTCGACGTCGCCGTCACTGCCATGGATGGCACCGTGAACGTCGAGGTCACCGACGACGGTCGGGGACCCGGCGAGGCCGCGGAGGTCAGCGGCCTGCTCAACTTGCGCCGTCGCGCCGAGTCGCGGGGCGGCACGTTCAAGCTGCATGGGCCACCCGCCGGGGGCACGAAGCTGACGTGGTCCGTCCCGCTGTGA